Genomic DNA from Pseudomonas helmanticensis:
GATTGAGCCGCTTTCGACTGAGCAAGGTAGGGCACGCACATGAGCAATAAACTTGCGCTCGGGCTGGTCATTGGCGGGGCGGTCAGTTCCACGGTGGGAGCGGCGTTCAAGGACGTCACCGGCCGCATCAAGAAACTTGAGGAAACCGGCAAGCGCGCCCGGGTTCTTGAAAAGACCATCGGCGACACCATGCGTCTGCGTGACGAGTGGCGCAAGGCGCATTTGGCGGGTGAGAAGGGTGCCGATGCCCTGCGCAAAAAGCTGGAAGCCAATCTCGCCGCGCTGAAGAAAGAAGGCGTCGAAGTCCGCAATCTGAGCAAGGCTTACACTCAGATGGGCAGGACGGCGCGCGGGGCCGAGCTGAAAGCCAAAGGGCACATGCAGCTCGACGAAGGCAAGAAGCAGATGCGCAGCAGCGTCGGGCAGGCTGTCGCCGCGTCGGCCGCGATGGCGATTCCGGCCAAGATCAGCGCGGACTATGGCGCGATCATTCGTGACATTGCGATCAAGGCCAACATTGCCAACACGCCCGGAGAGGCGACGCTTTCCAAGACCGTGATCGACACGTCGCGCGATACGGGCATGGCGCGCAATCAGGTGGCTGAGGTGGTGAACGCCCTGGTGGGCGCCGGTATGGAGCTGGACAAGGCCATGTCTTACGCGCCGACGGCGGCGAAGTTCGCCGTGGGTCAGGGTTCGGACGGTACTGAAACCGCGCGGATGATCAACGCTCTGGGGCAGAACGCCAAGATCACCGACCCGGCGATGATGCAGAAGGCTCTGGAGGCGATCGCCTACCAAGGTCAGGCGGGTAGCTTTGAAGCGGCCGACATGGCGCGCTGGTTCCCCGAACTGCTTGCCGGCATGGGCAAGCTGGGCATTACCGGCATGGACTCGGTGACGCAACTGGGGTCGATGCTGCAAGTGCAGATGAAGACCGCCGGCGGCTCGGACGAGGCGGCGAACAACCTCAAGAACTGGATGGAGAAAATCGGCTCCGGCGAAACCGTCGCGGCCTACAAAAAGGCCGGCATCGACTATCAAGGTTCGATGAATACCGGATTGCAAAGCGGCAAGTCCACTTTGGAATCCAGCTTTGCGCTGGCCCAAAAGTACATCGAAGCGACCGACCCCAAAAAGGCCGCCGAGATGGCCAAAGCCACGGCTGCGATCAGCCAGGAATCTGATCCCGAAAAAGCCAAGGCCATGATCGCCTCGCTGGAATCGGCATTGCGCACCGGTGACCTGTTTGCTGACATGCAGGTCAAGGGCGCCTTGACCGCGTTCATGCAGAACAAGGATCTGTACGAGAAGCTGAAAAAGGAGTCGGTCAGCGCGACCGGGATTCTGGATAAGAACCTGGAAGAGCGCCGGCAGTCTTCGGCGCAAAAGCAGTCGGAAATGGTGCAGAACCTTGACGACTCGATGCGCGCGATCGGCGACGCCATGCGTCCGGTGACGGATGCCGTGACGGAGGGGATCGGCTCTGTGGCTGGCAAGTTGGCCAGGTTGGCCGACGAGTCGCCGCGACTGGTATCGGGTATCGGTCTGGCCACTGCCGGCTTGATTGGTCTGTCGACGGCGATGAGCGGTCTCAAGATGGCCAAGGGGCTGCTGAACATCGGCCGTGGCTCGCTGATGGGCAATCCGAACATTCCGCAAAAGGTGAT
This window encodes:
- a CDS encoding phage tail tape measure protein, which encodes MSNKLALGLVIGGAVSSTVGAAFKDVTGRIKKLEETGKRARVLEKTIGDTMRLRDEWRKAHLAGEKGADALRKKLEANLAALKKEGVEVRNLSKAYTQMGRTARGAELKAKGHMQLDEGKKQMRSSVGQAVAASAAMAIPAKISADYGAIIRDIAIKANIANTPGEATLSKTVIDTSRDTGMARNQVAEVVNALVGAGMELDKAMSYAPTAAKFAVGQGSDGTETARMINALGQNAKITDPAMMQKALEAIAYQGQAGSFEAADMARWFPELLAGMGKLGITGMDSVTQLGSMLQVQMKTAGGSDEAANNLKNWMEKIGSGETVAAYKKAGIDYQGSMNTGLQSGKSTLESSFALAQKYIEATDPKKAAEMAKATAAISQESDPEKAKAMIASLESALRTGDLFADMQVKGALTAFMQNKDLYEKLKKESVSATGILDKNLEERRQSSAQKQSEMVQNLDDSMRAIGDAMRPVTDAVTEGIGSVAGKLARLADESPRLVSGIGLATAGLIGLSTAMSGLKMAKGLLNIGRGSLMGNPNIPQKVIVTNMGAGGVGGGGLDAGDLDAGDGKKDKKGKKGGKGGKGGGKSFNAGGGGVGEFGKVMKGTAVVAVVDAGFKAYDTYQNAETQDEKAEGYGAAAGGLAGTLAGAAAGAAIGSAIPIIGTIVGGLIGGYLGSQGGDALGGFMGKKMFGTPEELKKIPDAGPLMMTDAGKNMAPKLGDTSLGATAKAFAPAATGPLMLTNPGKGLDVGATMAPTVPEAPPVSYDPHDLNSKDAMLLPHFANKVRFPGSELRRPKVIRSGLEEPAPPPQIGLAAKDMMMPPASADAAAGALVKPMAAAPAAPKVESNVAIQAPFSLVVNGDVKDGNQLFAQIKPMLDQHYRDMAKQMGGNQLYDTPHV